A single Cellulomonas sp. SLBN-39 DNA region contains:
- the pheA gene encoding prephenate dehydratase produces MRYAYLGPAGTFTEEALRQVAAPEDAHYLPQTDVGSALAAVRSGDADRAVVAIESTAEGGVTATLDALATGNPLVLLREMLVPVQFTLVAAPGTALADVRRVSAHPHAWVQCRRWLAATLPGAVHVPATSNTAPAAMLADTLAAGGPDAAASLAFDAALVPPAAVHTYGLVPLAEHVADNPSAQTRFVVVGPPGEVPAPTGTDKTTLVVHLPDNEAGALLAMLEQFAARGVNLSRIESRPIGDALGRYSFSIDAEGHITDERMGEAIMGLRRRCPYVRFLGSYPRADAVAPTVHLGTADEDFVAARDWLRRVRTGEAT; encoded by the coding sequence CTGCGCTACGCGTACCTGGGGCCCGCGGGCACCTTCACCGAGGAGGCGCTGCGCCAGGTCGCCGCCCCCGAGGACGCGCACTACCTGCCGCAGACCGACGTCGGCTCCGCGCTCGCCGCCGTGCGCTCCGGCGACGCCGACCGTGCCGTCGTCGCGATCGAGTCGACCGCCGAGGGCGGCGTCACCGCCACCCTGGACGCCCTCGCGACCGGCAACCCCCTGGTGCTGCTGCGCGAGATGCTCGTGCCGGTGCAGTTCACGCTCGTCGCGGCCCCCGGCACGGCCCTCGCGGACGTCCGCCGGGTCAGCGCCCACCCGCACGCCTGGGTGCAGTGCCGCCGCTGGCTGGCCGCGACCCTGCCGGGCGCGGTCCACGTGCCCGCGACCAGCAACACCGCCCCGGCCGCGATGCTCGCCGACACCCTCGCCGCCGGCGGCCCGGACGCCGCCGCGTCGCTGGCCTTCGACGCCGCCCTCGTGCCGCCCGCGGCCGTGCACACGTACGGCCTGGTGCCCCTCGCCGAGCACGTCGCGGACAACCCGTCCGCGCAGACCCGCTTCGTCGTCGTCGGCCCCCCCGGCGAGGTCCCGGCCCCCACGGGCACCGACAAGACGACGCTCGTGGTGCACCTGCCCGACAACGAGGCCGGCGCCCTGCTGGCCATGCTCGAGCAGTTCGCCGCGCGCGGCGTCAACCTGTCCCGCATCGAGTCCCGCCCCATCGGCGACGCCCTCGGCCGCTACTCGTTCTCCATCGACGCCGAGGGCCACATCACCGACGAGCGCATGGGCGAGGCGATCATGGGCCTGCGCCGCCGCTGCCCCTACGTCCGGTTCCTCGGCTCCTACCCGCGCGCCGACGCCGTCGCCCCGACCGTGCACCTGGGCACCGCCGACGAGGACTTCGTCGCCGCCCGCGACTGGCTCCGCCGCGTCCGCACCGGCGAGGCGACCTGA